The Borrelia hispanica CRI sequence CATTTATAATCTTTATTTTCAACACGAACATCTCTTTTTACGCCAAAGAAACTTAAGATTCTACATGGATTTAAAATATAACAATTAATCCTCATATAACCTAAACTAACAAATTGATAATAATTATTATTAATATCATTAAAGTCAAATTTGTTCTTTGTAAGTGATGATATGTAATAATGCAAAGATAAAAAGTAACAACCCCAACGTCTAATCTCTTCAACAAATCTTTTATCATTTTGTTGTAATTTCATATATCATTTAACCTCCTATATAATCCAAACTTCATTTATAAACTTCTAAAAAGGAATATCTTCATTGAATTCACAAGCAGAATCAGGAACAGGAGTAGGAGTAGGAATATCAACTTTAGGATTATGATACTTACTATCCCCACCAAACAATCTCAGTTGATCTACAAAAATAAT is a genomic window containing:
- a CDS encoding DUF261 domain-containing protein encodes the protein MKLQQNDKRFVEEIRRWGCYFLSLHYYISSLTKNKFDFNDINNNYYQFVSLGYMRINCYILNPCRILSFFGVKRDVRVENKDYKCLKDEFEISEVKLKNNIGSHFMATNNTEVLYDPLFLKDRGQEYHLKSKRIFRRI